Proteins co-encoded in one Enterobacter sp. R4-368 genomic window:
- a CDS encoding GNAT family N-acetyltransferase: protein MEIIDAQEHHLSAIVQIYAYHVMHGNATFETEAPDMDEMRTRLAKTRHNGLPWYVAVHEGQVRGYCYLSRYRERRAYQYTLEDSIYVDDNFRQQGAGKALLARAVVWAEQNGYRQLIANVGNSENEGSLRLHSRAGFVIIGTLKSVGMKHGRWLDTVLMQRPLGEGDVTLPQPG, encoded by the coding sequence ATGGAAATTATTGACGCGCAAGAACACCATCTTAGCGCGATTGTGCAGATTTATGCTTATCACGTGATGCACGGTAACGCCACGTTCGAAACCGAAGCGCCGGACATGGATGAAATGCGTACGCGGCTGGCGAAAACCCGCCACAATGGCTTGCCGTGGTATGTCGCCGTGCATGAAGGGCAGGTTCGGGGCTACTGCTATTTATCGCGTTATCGCGAGCGACGGGCGTATCAGTACACGCTGGAAGATTCCATCTATGTTGATGACAACTTTCGCCAGCAAGGCGCAGGCAAAGCGCTACTCGCCCGCGCGGTTGTCTGGGCGGAGCAAAACGGTTACCGCCAGCTCATCGCCAATGTTGGCAACAGCGAAAATGAAGGTTCATTACGGCTGCACAGCCGCGCCGGTTTCGTGATTATCGGCACGCTGAAAAGCGTCGGTATGAAGCACGGGCGCTGGCTCGATACGGTACTGATGCAGCGCCCGCTGGGGGAGGGGGATGTGACGCTTCCGCAGCCCGGGTAA
- a CDS encoding LacI family DNA-binding transcriptional regulator, which produces MSIQKIARMAGVSVATVSRVLNNSESVKPKNRERVLQAIKACQYQPNLLARQLRTARSSMILVLVSNIGNPFCAEVVKGIEEEAEKNGYRILLCNSGADMARSRSALKLLSGKIVDGIITMDACAKLPELSTMIGAAPWVQCAEYADNGDVSCVGINDVDAACCVIDRLVERGCQRIAMINHDLSYKYARLRERGYRSGLQAKRLRYENVAYARDLSFSAGKTAMQQLLNAPQRPDAVFAVSDTLAAGALLAIHEAGLTMPQDIAVVGFDGTELAEMVTPPLSTIEQPSQAMGREAVRLLLNRIDNPDSPPESVIMDWRYISRASA; this is translated from the coding sequence ATGTCCATTCAGAAAATTGCCAGGATGGCGGGCGTTTCCGTAGCAACGGTTTCACGTGTGCTGAATAACAGCGAATCCGTGAAACCGAAAAATCGTGAACGCGTATTGCAGGCCATCAAGGCGTGCCAGTACCAACCCAACTTATTAGCCCGCCAGTTGCGCACCGCGCGCAGCTCAATGATTCTGGTGTTGGTCTCTAACATTGGTAACCCGTTTTGCGCCGAAGTGGTGAAGGGCATCGAAGAAGAGGCGGAAAAAAACGGGTACCGCATCCTGTTGTGTAACTCCGGTGCGGACATGGCGCGCTCGCGCTCAGCACTCAAATTGCTGTCGGGCAAGATTGTTGACGGCATCATCACCATGGATGCGTGTGCGAAATTGCCGGAGCTGTCCACCATGATTGGCGCCGCGCCCTGGGTGCAATGCGCCGAATACGCCGATAACGGCGACGTCTCCTGCGTCGGCATTAACGATGTCGACGCCGCCTGCTGCGTGATTGACCGCTTAGTTGAGCGCGGCTGCCAGCGCATTGCCATGATTAACCACGATCTGAGCTATAAATATGCCCGGCTGCGTGAACGCGGCTACCGGAGCGGTTTACAGGCAAAACGCCTGCGCTATGAAAATGTGGCGTACGCCCGCGATTTGAGTTTCAGCGCCGGGAAAACCGCGATGCAGCAACTGCTTAATGCGCCGCAACGCCCGGACGCGGTGTTTGCCGTTTCCGATACGCTGGCCGCCGGGGCGCTGCTGGCGATCCATGAAGCCGGGCTGACAATGCCGCAGGATATCGCGGTGGTCGGTTTCGATGGCACTGAACTGGCAGAAATGGTTACGCCGCCGCTCAGCACTATCGAGCAACCTTCACAGGCGATGGGGCGCGAAGCCGTACGGCTGTTGCTGAACCGCATTGATAACCCGGACAGCCCGCCAGAAAGCGTAATCATGGACTGGCGTTATATTTCCCGCGCCAGCGCCTGA
- the pheP gene encoding phenylalanine transporter yields MKNASQAAGSSTDATSEAGPTLQRGLKNRHIQLIALGGAIGTGLFLGIGPAIQMAGPAVLLGYGIAGVIAFLIMRQLGEMVVEEPVSGSFSHFAYKYWGPFAGFLSGWNYWAMFVLVGMAELTAAGIYMQYWFPDVPTWIWAAAFFVIINAVNLVNVRLYGETEFWFALIKVLAIIGMIGFGLWMLFTGHGGERASFDNLWRYNGFFATGWHGLILALAVIMFSFGGLELIGITAAEASEPHTTIPKAVNQVVYRILLFYIGSLVVLLALYPWIDVKANSSPFVMIFHELDSNLVASALNFVILVASLSVYNSGVYSNSRMLFGLSVQGNAPAFLTRVSRRGVPVNSLFLSGAITSLVVLVNYLLPQKAFAMLMALVVATLLLNWIMISLAHLKFRAAMRRKGRDPQFKALLFPAGNYLCIGFMLMILVLMCTMDDMRLSAVLLPVWIVFLFVAFKLLRRTPKRG; encoded by the coding sequence GTGAAAAACGCGTCACAGGCGGCGGGAAGCAGCACCGATGCCACGTCGGAAGCAGGGCCAACACTACAACGAGGTTTAAAAAACCGTCACATTCAGCTGATTGCGCTGGGCGGCGCGATCGGCACCGGGCTTTTTCTGGGGATTGGCCCTGCGATCCAGATGGCCGGGCCAGCCGTGTTACTGGGCTACGGCATTGCCGGGGTTATCGCTTTTCTGATTATGCGCCAGCTCGGTGAAATGGTGGTTGAAGAGCCGGTGTCCGGTTCATTTTCCCATTTCGCCTACAAATACTGGGGACCGTTCGCCGGTTTCCTCTCTGGCTGGAACTACTGGGCGATGTTTGTGCTGGTGGGAATGGCGGAACTGACCGCCGCCGGTATCTACATGCAGTACTGGTTCCCGGACGTGCCGACCTGGATTTGGGCCGCCGCTTTCTTTGTCATCATCAACGCCGTCAACCTCGTCAATGTGCGCTTGTACGGCGAAACCGAGTTCTGGTTTGCGCTGATTAAAGTGCTGGCAATTATCGGCATGATTGGCTTTGGCTTGTGGATGCTGTTTACCGGCCACGGCGGTGAGCGCGCCAGCTTCGATAACCTCTGGCGCTATAACGGCTTTTTCGCCACCGGCTGGCACGGGCTTATCCTCGCGCTGGCAGTGATTATGTTCTCTTTTGGCGGCCTGGAACTGATCGGCATTACCGCCGCGGAAGCCAGCGAGCCGCACACCACCATTCCGAAAGCGGTTAACCAGGTGGTGTACCGCATTTTACTTTTCTATATCGGCTCACTGGTGGTGCTATTGGCGCTCTATCCGTGGATTGACGTCAAAGCTAACAGCAGCCCGTTTGTGATGATTTTCCACGAACTTGACAGCAATCTGGTGGCATCGGCGCTCAATTTCGTCATCCTGGTGGCGTCCCTGTCGGTGTATAACAGCGGTGTCTATTCTAATAGCCGTATGCTGTTTGGTTTGTCGGTACAGGGCAACGCGCCGGCCTTTTTGACGCGCGTCAGCCGCCGTGGTGTGCCGGTGAATTCGCTGTTTCTCTCGGGGGCTATCACCTCGCTGGTGGTGTTGGTTAACTATCTGCTGCCGCAAAAAGCCTTCGCCATGCTGATGGCGCTGGTGGTGGCGACGCTGCTGCTGAACTGGATCATGATTTCACTGGCGCACCTGAAATTCCGCGCGGCGATGCGCCGCAAAGGGCGCGATCCGCAGTTTAAAGCGCTGCTCTTTCCGGCGGGTAACTATCTGTGCATTGGCTTCATGCTGATGATCCTCGTTTTGATGTGCACGATGGACGATATGCGCCTGTCAGCGGTGTTGCTGCCGGTATGGATTGTGTTCCTGTTTGTCGCTTTCAAACTGCTGCGTCGTACGCCGAAGCGCGGGTAA
- a CDS encoding NUDIX domain-containing protein translates to MSKEIPIRCFSIALFVLCNSAAGWRVLLLKRSGKMLNGLWCQIAGGIEHGETAWQTALREAQEETGLQLSELYSADCCEQFYEAHRDAITVVPVFVAYVDEACEITLNHEHSEYRWVSFADAHELLTFPGQRKTLDWVKTHFADSAPSPLLKMPSTL, encoded by the coding sequence ATGAGTAAGGAAATCCCGATACGCTGCTTTTCGATAGCCCTGTTTGTGCTGTGCAACTCCGCAGCGGGCTGGCGCGTTCTGCTGCTTAAACGCAGCGGTAAAATGCTTAACGGCCTGTGGTGCCAGATTGCAGGCGGCATTGAACACGGTGAAACGGCCTGGCAAACCGCACTGCGTGAAGCTCAGGAAGAGACAGGCTTGCAGCTTAGCGAACTCTATTCCGCCGACTGCTGCGAGCAGTTTTACGAAGCGCACCGCGACGCCATCACCGTCGTACCGGTGTTTGTTGCGTACGTCGATGAAGCCTGCGAGATAACGCTTAACCACGAGCACAGCGAATACCGTTGGGTCAGCTTTGCCGATGCCCACGAATTGCTCACTTTTCCAGGCCAGCGCAAAACACTCGACTGGGTAAAAACGCATTTCGCGGATAGCGCGCCCTCGCCGCTGCTAAAAATGCCTTCCACACTTTAA
- a CDS encoding VOC family protein — MNIAHVALWTRHLDEQRAFWRDFFSATSNEKYVSQNRPGFASYFMSLHNGPTIELMTVPELADAPNAAEFVGWAHIAIHVGDVGAVDKMAEKARQQGRLASAARWTGDGFYEAVILDPDNNRIELVAG, encoded by the coding sequence TTGAACATTGCCCATGTCGCACTCTGGACACGCCATCTCGACGAACAGCGCGCATTCTGGCGCGACTTTTTTTCCGCCACCAGCAATGAGAAATATGTCAGTCAAAACCGCCCCGGTTTTGCATCCTATTTTATGTCGCTGCACAACGGGCCAACCATTGAACTTATGACCGTGCCGGAGCTGGCCGATGCGCCAAACGCCGCAGAGTTTGTCGGCTGGGCGCATATCGCTATTCATGTCGGAGATGTCGGGGCGGTGGATAAGATGGCGGAAAAAGCCCGTCAGCAGGGCCGGTTAGCCAGCGCCGCGCGGTGGACGGGGGATGGTTTTTACGAAGCCGTGATTCTGGATCCGGATAATAACCGTATCGAACTGGTTGCCGGCTAA
- a CDS encoding DeoR/GlpR family DNA-binding transcription regulator has protein sequence MLDYAAFPDQRQDLIRQRLQTQGRVVCAELAVELQVSEHTIRRDLQELSKAGICKKVYGGAVLQLATAGSFTERKEQDRAKKNLLAQRCVQLLKPGTCVFIDTGTTNLELAKALPPALNLTVVTNSPEIAVAASKHPHCDVIMLGGLVQRSTGGCVSGPAISQLNGIIFDQAFIGGCAMSPEMGLTGFDYADGEFKKAVIAQSNQVVVALTANKIPGVARYIVAASQQIDVLVVETDLSKALHQAFRAENIEILTV, from the coding sequence ATGCTCGATTATGCGGCTTTCCCCGATCAACGACAAGATCTGATCCGTCAGCGTCTGCAGACGCAGGGACGGGTAGTCTGTGCGGAGTTAGCTGTTGAATTGCAGGTTTCAGAGCACACCATTCGCCGGGATTTGCAGGAGCTGAGTAAAGCGGGCATCTGCAAAAAGGTGTATGGCGGCGCGGTGTTGCAGCTGGCAACCGCCGGGAGTTTTACGGAAAGGAAAGAGCAGGACCGGGCAAAAAAAAACCTCCTCGCGCAGCGCTGCGTGCAGCTGCTCAAACCCGGTACCTGCGTATTTATCGATACCGGCACTACCAATCTTGAGCTGGCGAAAGCATTGCCGCCAGCGCTAAACCTGACGGTAGTGACTAATTCACCGGAAATCGCCGTTGCCGCGAGTAAACATCCGCATTGCGACGTGATTATGCTGGGCGGGCTGGTGCAGCGCAGCACCGGCGGTTGCGTGAGCGGCCCGGCCATCAGCCAGCTTAATGGGATCATTTTCGATCAGGCATTTATCGGCGGCTGCGCGATGTCGCCGGAGATGGGGCTGACCGGGTTTGATTACGCCGACGGCGAATTTAAAAAGGCGGTGATTGCCCAAAGCAACCAGGTGGTGGTGGCCTTAACGGCAAATAAGATCCCGGGCGTGGCCCGCTACATTGTTGCCGCCAGCCAGCAGATTGATGTGCTGGTGGTCGAAACCGATCTCAGCAAAGCGTTGCATCAAGCCTTTCGCGCAGAGAATATTGAAATCCTGACGGTTTAA
- a CDS encoding type II toxin-antitoxin system RelB/DinJ family antitoxin yields the protein MGNLNVRIDDDLKARSFVALEKPGVTPSELLRQTLEYVAENGKLPFQRTLLNDEDRQLIEIVRERLRDPKPVRVTLDDL from the coding sequence ATGGGCAATTTGAATGTTCGTATCGATGACGATTTAAAAGCGCGTTCCTTTGTCGCTCTGGAAAAACCTGGCGTAACACCTTCCGAGCTCCTGCGACAGACGCTCGAATATGTTGCCGAGAACGGCAAACTACCGTTTCAGCGCACACTGCTTAATGATGAGGATCGCCAATTGATCGAAATCGTGCGTGAGCGTTTACGTGATCCGAAACCGGTTCGTGTGACGCTGGACGATTTGTGA
- a CDS encoding methyl-accepting chemotaxis protein codes for MARERVTKKMSTRAQMLLTGAITITLGFVVTIGVLSWQSSSEQKHLAEQYLQKIAESQALTIQQQLNYARDVAHNLGHSMIALPEAGITDRQVADKLLISALRDNPDYLSISVIFEENAFDGRDAEFADKPDQAPKGRYAFFVDHDQSGNFKLHPLISIFTPGQGDYYLLPQKSQKDTLIEPYSYAYNGVPTLLTSVAAPIVSGGKLHAVVTSDISLASLQQKVNQIKPWEGGGYAVLLSTAGKVISYPDKNLTSKPYPGKTEGFTSKVVEQDDPILGEKALITWQPVSIGNSTDNWYLGVVAPVSSVMAAANRQLMYAIVLGVISILLVCALLGLIFSRKVLKPIGGEPLEGANIALAVADGKLDNAIPVKGNDRSSLFYALHTMQAQLRQIVGQIKEASDSVRQGAGEIVSGNINLSSRTEQQAAALEQTAASMEQFSATVKHNAANAHQATALTANATQIASRGETLVGQVVETMAKIDDSAKKIGDITAIINSIAFQTNILALNAAVEAARAGEQGRGFAVVASEVRNLAQRSADAVKDIGALIEESGKRVEAGVQLVNDAGHTMQEMTQAVNSVQTIINEIVSASDEQAKGISQVTIAVNEMDGVTQQNASLVQQMAAAATSLEDQAQQLAQTVHQFRLDA; via the coding sequence ATGGCCAGAGAACGTGTGACCAAAAAAATGAGCACCCGCGCGCAAATGTTGCTGACGGGGGCCATCACCATCACCCTCGGTTTTGTGGTAACTATCGGGGTACTGAGCTGGCAGTCCAGCAGTGAACAAAAACACCTCGCCGAACAATATCTGCAAAAAATTGCGGAAAGCCAGGCGCTGACTATCCAGCAACAACTGAACTATGCCCGCGATGTGGCGCATAACCTCGGTCACAGTATGATTGCCTTGCCAGAAGCCGGGATCACCGACCGTCAGGTGGCAGATAAGCTGCTTATCTCCGCCCTGCGCGATAATCCGGACTATCTCTCTATCTCGGTTATTTTTGAAGAAAACGCCTTTGACGGTCGCGATGCAGAGTTCGCCGACAAACCCGATCAGGCACCGAAAGGCCGCTATGCCTTTTTTGTCGACCACGATCAATCCGGTAATTTTAAGCTCCACCCGCTGATCTCGATCTTTACGCCAGGCCAGGGCGATTACTATCTGCTGCCGCAAAAAAGCCAGAAAGACACGTTAATTGAACCTTACAGCTACGCCTATAACGGTGTGCCGACGCTGCTGACCTCAGTGGCGGCACCGATTGTCAGCGGTGGCAAACTGCATGCGGTTGTGACGTCTGATATTTCGCTGGCGTCATTGCAGCAGAAAGTGAATCAGATCAAACCGTGGGAAGGGGGCGGCTATGCGGTGCTGCTCTCTACCGCCGGAAAGGTGATTTCTTACCCGGATAAAAACCTGACCAGTAAGCCTTACCCGGGTAAAACGGAGGGCTTCACCAGTAAAGTCGTGGAACAAGATGATCCGATCCTCGGCGAAAAAGCGCTGATCACCTGGCAGCCAGTCTCTATTGGCAACAGTACCGATAACTGGTATCTCGGCGTCGTTGCGCCGGTGAGTTCGGTGATGGCGGCGGCCAACCGTCAATTGATGTACGCCATTGTTCTGGGGGTTATCAGCATCCTGTTGGTGTGTGCGCTACTCGGTCTGATCTTCAGCCGTAAAGTGTTGAAGCCGATTGGTGGCGAACCGCTGGAAGGGGCGAATATCGCGCTGGCGGTCGCGGACGGCAAACTCGATAACGCCATCCCGGTGAAAGGTAACGATCGCAGCAGCCTGTTCTATGCCCTGCATACCATGCAGGCGCAGCTACGGCAGATTGTCGGGCAGATCAAAGAAGCCAGTGACTCGGTGCGTCAGGGAGCCGGGGAGATTGTCAGCGGCAACATTAACCTCTCTTCGCGTACTGAACAGCAGGCCGCGGCGCTGGAACAGACCGCCGCCAGTATGGAGCAGTTTAGCGCCACGGTGAAACATAACGCCGCCAACGCCCACCAGGCGACGGCGCTGACTGCCAATGCCACGCAGATTGCCAGCCGGGGTGAAACGCTGGTCGGCCAGGTGGTGGAAACGATGGCGAAAATTGACGACAGTGCGAAAAAAATCGGCGATATCACGGCGATCATCAACAGCATTGCTTTCCAGACCAATATCCTGGCGTTGAACGCCGCGGTAGAGGCGGCGCGTGCCGGTGAGCAAGGGCGTGGTTTTGCGGTGGTGGCGTCTGAAGTGCGCAACCTGGCGCAGCGCAGCGCCGATGCGGTGAAAGATATCGGTGCGTTGATTGAGGAGTCCGGCAAACGCGTCGAAGCCGGGGTGCAACTGGTGAATGATGCCGGTCACACCATGCAGGAGATGACGCAGGCGGTGAATTCCGTGCAGACCATCATCAATGAGATTGTCAGCGCCTCGGATGAGCAGGCCAAAGGCATTAGCCAGGTGACAATTGCCGTCAATGAAATGGACGGTGTCACGCAACAAAACGCCTCGCTGGTGCAGCAAATGGCCGCGGCGGCAACGTCACTTGAAGATCAGGCGCAGCAACTGGCGCAGACGGTGCATCAGTTCCGCCTCGACGCGTAA
- a CDS encoding DUF2534 family protein, with protein sequence MLEKLRTREGKKFIIAVVIVFLVAVSVISKVTFEGVEDQYNLPMESWTVTMFIMQGAWVAIYSLMFTIIGSLPFGFYFLGPKDDRG encoded by the coding sequence ATGCTGGAAAAATTACGTACCCGCGAGGGGAAAAAATTTATCATTGCGGTGGTGATTGTATTCCTGGTTGCCGTCAGCGTCATTTCGAAAGTGACCTTCGAGGGCGTTGAAGATCAGTACAATTTGCCGATGGAATCCTGGACGGTAACGATGTTTATCATGCAGGGCGCATGGGTTGCTATCTACAGCCTGATGTTCACCATCATTGGATCGCTGCCGTTTGGTTTTTATTTCCTCGGCCCGAAAGACGATCGCGGCTAA
- a CDS encoding glutamine synthetase family protein produces the protein MDREGKIITSSPDRLINEEPDNVCLPVSGTLRPSAHNPRHNAQLLLTMLDSNNMPWPLEPRVILQNVLRQFHQHGLYPVVAAEMEFYLVDPAAQQNRPQGCFHLAVPSAYSAFIEELESMAAAQRLPLSGIVSEAEAGQFELNMCHSHNVVDSCEQVLALRKLTGTVAGKFGYQANFMAKPFSELAGNGLHFHVSLNDANGDNVFASPAEAPNEMVRLSLAGMLELMPASLAIMAPGVNGFRRLRKNLDEPLFHSWGYNKRNAALRIPCSDARNRRIEYRLAGADANPYLVMATLLTGMLYGLERIDDEALANFTHASPDLPLFQQPALESFRQCAYLADHLGSAFCDQWYHGKLAELNAFERIVTAEELS, from the coding sequence ATGGATCGCGAAGGGAAAATAATCACCTCTTCGCCCGACAGACTTATTAACGAAGAGCCTGATAATGTATGTTTACCCGTTTCCGGCACGCTACGCCCGAGCGCGCACAATCCGCGCCATAACGCGCAATTATTATTAACCATGCTCGACAGCAATAATATGCCCTGGCCGCTGGAGCCAAGAGTCATATTGCAAAATGTGCTGCGTCAGTTTCACCAGCATGGTCTTTACCCGGTGGTGGCAGCGGAAATGGAGTTCTACCTTGTAGATCCCGCTGCACAGCAAAACCGCCCGCAGGGCTGTTTTCATCTGGCAGTGCCGTCGGCCTACTCTGCGTTTATTGAAGAGCTGGAAAGTATGGCGGCAGCGCAACGTCTTCCCTTATCCGGCATCGTTAGCGAAGCCGAGGCCGGACAGTTTGAGCTGAACATGTGCCATTCGCACAACGTGGTGGATAGTTGCGAGCAGGTGCTGGCGCTGCGCAAACTTACCGGCACCGTGGCCGGGAAATTCGGCTATCAGGCCAATTTTATGGCGAAACCCTTCTCAGAACTGGCCGGTAATGGCCTGCATTTTCACGTCAGCCTTAATGACGCGAATGGCGACAATGTGTTTGCCAGCCCGGCAGAGGCACCCAATGAGATGGTGCGGCTCTCCCTTGCCGGCATGCTGGAACTGATGCCCGCGTCGCTGGCGATCATGGCGCCGGGCGTTAATGGGTTCAGGCGGTTGCGTAAGAATCTGGACGAGCCGCTTTTTCACTCCTGGGGTTACAACAAACGCAACGCCGCACTGCGTATTCCCTGCTCTGATGCGCGCAACCGGCGGATCGAATATCGTCTGGCGGGCGCGGACGCCAACCCTTATCTGGTGATGGCGACGTTACTGACGGGTATGTTATACGGCCTGGAGCGTATTGATGATGAGGCGCTGGCCAACTTCACCCACGCCTCGCCCGATCTGCCATTGTTCCAGCAACCTGCGCTGGAGTCGTTTCGCCAGTGCGCTTACCTGGCAGACCATTTAGGCAGCGCATTTTGCGATCAGTGGTATCACGGCAAGCTGGCGGAACTGAATGCGTTTGAACGCATTGTGACAGCAGAAGAATTGTCCTGA
- a CDS encoding DMT family transporter codes for MTRQRQADLFLVLTTLIAACGWIFSREAISGMPVFAFLGLRFFGAALVLLPFCRGQRIALEKVRQVVISGVWMALNLCLWIWSVSTTPSLGEGAFIMSLSMLFVPLVAWVMLKNRPARAYWECLPVAIIGLALLSLHMPITFHASQGWFLLTAFVQSIYFCYTSRCAREVPLLPLTAVQLAITGIAGLVISALFESWTQPFTSTTAMWLAASILIATSLRFGLQLQGQKYAAVASAAIIMVLEPLLTVIAASIWYGERLPLQKILGGVLILLAQIWFRWRMIARLPSKP; via the coding sequence ATGACCCGGCAACGACAAGCTGATTTATTTCTGGTTCTGACCACACTTATCGCCGCCTGCGGGTGGATTTTCTCGCGCGAAGCCATTAGCGGAATGCCGGTTTTCGCCTTTCTTGGGCTGCGCTTTTTTGGCGCGGCGCTGGTGCTGCTGCCGTTTTGCCGCGGGCAACGCATCGCGCTGGAAAAAGTGCGTCAGGTGGTGATAAGCGGCGTATGGATGGCGCTCAACCTTTGCCTGTGGATCTGGTCGGTATCGACCACGCCATCGCTGGGCGAGGGGGCATTTATCATGAGCCTGTCGATGCTGTTTGTGCCGCTGGTGGCCTGGGTGATGCTAAAAAACCGTCCGGCGCGCGCCTACTGGGAGTGTTTGCCGGTCGCCATTATTGGGTTAGCGCTGCTGAGCCTGCACATGCCCATCACGTTTCATGCCAGCCAGGGCTGGTTTTTGCTGACGGCGTTCGTGCAGTCGATCTATTTTTGCTACACCAGCCGCTGTGCCAGAGAAGTGCCGCTGCTGCCGCTCACGGCGGTACAGCTTGCGATCACCGGTATTGCCGGGCTGGTGATTTCTGCGCTGTTTGAGTCCTGGACTCAACCCTTTACCAGCACCACGGCGATGTGGCTGGCGGCGAGCATTTTAATTGCCACAAGCCTCAGGTTTGGCCTGCAGCTGCAAGGGCAAAAATATGCTGCCGTCGCCAGCGCTGCCATCATTATGGTGCTGGAACCCTTACTGACGGTGATCGCCGCTTCGATTTGGTACGGTGAGCGCTTACCGCTGCAAAAAATCCTTGGCGGCGTGTTGATCCTGCTGGCGCAGATTTGGTTCCGCTGGCGGATGATTGCGCGTCTACCGTCAAAGCCGTAA
- a CDS encoding LysR family transcriptional regulator: MPHFSFDQLATFKLVLARGSFTAAAEVLGISQPAVSLQIRQLEQALHVRLIERSGRGLRATAAGETFLAHCAEIENAVSAAVQSVAQHQHAVSGSVTIGTGATTCIHLLPPLLQKLHREFPLLSVGVRTGNTSDIVRAVEENRIDIGLVTLPANGRNLAISPLFTEEFVAIAAHDADGVLLPTPATLAPLPLIIFESGSSTRLLIEQWFSAGGVTLAPVMELGSIEAIKRMVRAGLGYSIVPGVAVQAEEDRQGLRVQPVQPPLQRQLALVMRQDKVVSRGMREVLKSLQQAGITPAG, encoded by the coding sequence ATGCCCCACTTCAGCTTTGACCAGTTAGCGACGTTTAAGCTGGTGCTCGCCCGCGGCAGTTTTACCGCCGCCGCAGAGGTGTTAGGCATTTCGCAACCCGCCGTCAGCCTGCAAATCCGCCAGCTTGAACAGGCCCTGCACGTTCGCCTGATTGAACGTTCCGGGCGTGGTCTGCGCGCCACCGCCGCCGGAGAAACCTTTCTGGCGCATTGTGCAGAGATCGAAAATGCCGTCAGCGCCGCGGTGCAGTCGGTGGCGCAGCATCAGCACGCGGTCAGCGGCAGCGTGACGATAGGCACCGGCGCGACGACCTGTATTCATCTGTTGCCGCCGCTGCTGCAAAAGTTGCACCGCGAGTTCCCGTTACTGTCAGTCGGGGTGCGCACCGGCAACACCAGTGATATCGTGCGCGCGGTGGAAGAAAACCGTATCGATATCGGCCTTGTGACGCTGCCCGCCAACGGACGCAATCTGGCGATTTCACCGCTATTTACCGAAGAATTTGTGGCGATCGCAGCCCATGACGCTGACGGCGTTTTATTGCCAACACCGGCAACGCTTGCCCCCCTGCCGCTGATTATTTTCGAATCCGGCAGCAGCACGCGCCTGCTCATAGAACAGTGGTTTAGCGCAGGCGGTGTCACCCTCGCGCCGGTGATGGAGCTGGGCAGTATTGAAGCGATAAAACGCATGGTGCGCGCCGGGTTGGGTTACAGCATCGTGCCCGGCGTGGCGGTTCAGGCTGAAGAGGACCGCCAGGGCCTGCGCGTACAACCGGTGCAGCCGCCGCTCCAGCGCCAGTTAGCGCTGGTGATGCGTCAGGATAAAGTGGTGAGCCGGGGGATGCGGGAAGTATTGAAAAGCCTGCAACAGGCGGGCATCACGCCCGCCGGATAA